The Astyanax mexicanus isolate ESR-SI-001 chromosome 12, AstMex3_surface, whole genome shotgun sequence genome window below encodes:
- the si:dkeyp-100a1.6 gene encoding probable G-protein coupled receptor 160 — protein sequence MLLHHSTGSMIAVLKEMEENGTCTHNETLQYLFLMLSKVALNTLVLSFWLRSITRSFLGIFSISIYLADLVLIGCISWIWWFRENLDIHKSMCFTLAHSSSVYSMLPLPVLLVGTLDYAYVRHMAVSQNSPSRTASHCMAVVLVWTLACFYSLWYTNSELLTIQYNEEINALVCPVHGSAVVSYFNFSLSIVASAVLLLHCRGISHWVRLVNKVNSRKSWPFTPRSDIAFSNMAEKLKERTAGELCTDDDQQSRPPLLVSLTLCFVFNWTPYLIMSVACDLLGFAVPAYATVNLLWMACANSLIAGLAFWYSSDELGPFCKLPDDICAWSFYWHLSKEDCQWSTSKKHTRLSICSERLLHQV from the coding sequence ATGCTGCTCCACCACTCCACAGGGAGCATGATAGCAGTGCTGAAGGAGATGGAGGAGAATGGGACCTGCACCCACAACGAGACTCTGCAGTATCTGTTCCTCATGCTCTCCAAAGTGGCTTTGAACACACTAGTCTTGTCCTTCTGGCTGAGGAGCATCACCCGGTCCTTCCTTGGCATCTTCAGCATCTCCATCTATCTAGCTGACCTTGTACTGATTGGCTGCATTTCATGGATCTGGTGGTTCAGAGAGAACCTCGACATCCACAAGTCCATGTGCTTCACTCTGGCACACAGCTCTTCGGTATACTCCATGCTACCTCTGCCGGTTCTTTTGGTGGGAACCTTGGACTATGCTTATGTCCGTCACATGGCGGTTTCCCAGAATTCTCCAAGTAGGactgcaagccactgtatggcAGTGGTGTTGGTGTGGACGCTGGCTTGCTTCTATTCACTTTGGTACACAAACTCTGAACTACTGACAATTCAATATAATGAAGAAATTAACGCTCTTGTTTGTCCTGTGCATGGTTCTGCAGTGGTCAGCTACTTCAATTTCAGCTTGTCCATTGTGGCGTCCGCTGTGCTTCTGCTGCACTGCCGAGGCATATCTCACTGGGTTCGCTTGGTTAACAAAGTAAACAGTAGAAAGTCCTGGCCATTTACTCCTAGGAGTGATATAGCCTTTTCCAACATGGCGGAGAAGCTCAAAGAGCGGACAGCTGGGGAACTTTGTACGGATGATGACCAGCAGAGTCGTCCTCCTCTCTTAGTCAGCCTGACTCTCTGTTTCGTGTTCAACTGGACACCCTACCTGATCATGAGTGTAGCCTGCGACCTACTGGGATTCGCAGTGCCAGCATACGCCACCGTTAACCTCCTATGGATGGCCTGCGCCAACAGCTTAATCGCTGGCTTGGCCTTCTGGTACAGCAGTGATGAGCTTGGACCTTTCTGCAAGTTGCCAGATGATATCTGTGCATGGAGCTTCTACTGGCATTTGAGTAAAGAAGACTGTCAGTGGTCAACCAGTAAGAAGCATACCAGACTAAGCATTTGTTCAGAAAGGCTGTTGCACCAAGTGTAG